The Arachis duranensis cultivar V14167 chromosome 2, aradu.V14167.gnm2.J7QH, whole genome shotgun sequence genome has a window encoding:
- the LOC107474084 gene encoding uncharacterized protein LOC107474084, whose product MANPRRECKAIILRSRKVVEEATPSQENHEEDTAKKPENKKKEETPGPSSPKPVLKPYVPKAPYPQRLRKDGKDSQFSRFLEIFKKLQTNIPFAEALEQMPLYAKFLKKLMRRKRNWGEKETVVLTEECSAIIQKKLPQKMKDPGSFQIPCIIGDINIEKALCDLGASINLMSLNMMRRMRIEEAKPTRMAL is encoded by the coding sequence ATGGCCAACCCAAGAAGGGAATGTAAGGCTATCATACTTAGGAGTAGAAAAGTGGTAGAAGAGGCAACCCCAAGCCAGGAGAACCACGAAGAAGATACTGCTAAAAAGcctgaaaataagaaaaaggaagagaccCCTGGCCCATCTTCACCAAAGCCAGTCTTGAAGCcttatgtgccaaaggcaccataCCCACAAAGGCTAAGGAAGGATGGGAAGGATAGCCAATTTTCCagattcttggaaatcttcaaaaagctcCAAACCAATATACCATTTGCTGAAGCACTAGAGCAAATGCCCCTCtacgccaagttcttgaagaaactcatgagaagaaaaagaaactggGGAGAAAAGGAGACTGTAGTCCTAACTGAGGAGTGTAGTGCCATCATACAAAAGAAACTCCCCCAGAAAAtgaaagacccagggagtttccaaatcccctgcatcataggggatATCAATATTGAGAAGGCCTTATGCGACTTGGGGgctagcatcaatctcatgTCCTTGAACATGATGAGAAGGATGAGAattgaggaagccaaaccaacaagaatggcactcTAA